Proteins encoded by one window of Streptomyces sp. NBC_01571:
- a CDS encoding LacI family DNA-binding transcriptional regulator: protein MSRQAPTLEDVAREAGVSRATVSRVINGVRNVDPGIQEVVRQAVERTGYAPNRAARSLVTRRTQTVALIVSGAGDTSDGEQSAFTARVFADPFFGRVVAGVVGYLRPRSMHPLLMFAESPEARQQVLSDLRQGSADGALVVSTHADDPMPALLADAGVPAVLFARPSRPVPLSYVDLAHRDGARRAAEHLLKRGCRRIVTVTGPLGVGASQDRLAGFRDTMARSGHPYVPVAEGGFTLDSGMAAMSGLLAEHPDVDGVFAANDLMAQGACQVLRERGRRVPDDVAVVGFDDSSVAATCRPALTTVRQPVEEMASTMAGLLDEHIQGLRTDPTSVIFDPELVVRESA, encoded by the coding sequence ATGAGCAGACAGGCCCCCACGCTGGAGGATGTCGCGCGGGAGGCCGGTGTCTCCCGCGCGACGGTTTCCCGGGTCATCAACGGCGTCCGCAACGTCGATCCCGGCATTCAGGAAGTGGTGCGCCAGGCGGTAGAGCGGACCGGATACGCCCCCAACCGGGCCGCCAGATCACTGGTGACCCGGCGGACCCAGACGGTCGCGCTGATCGTCTCCGGCGCGGGCGACACCTCGGACGGCGAACAGAGCGCCTTCACGGCACGGGTGTTCGCGGACCCGTTCTTCGGACGGGTCGTCGCCGGCGTGGTGGGCTATCTGCGACCACGCTCGATGCATCCGCTGCTGATGTTCGCCGAGTCCCCGGAAGCCAGGCAGCAGGTGCTGTCGGATCTGCGGCAGGGCAGCGCGGACGGCGCCCTCGTCGTCTCCACCCACGCCGACGACCCGATGCCCGCGCTGCTCGCCGACGCCGGTGTGCCCGCCGTCCTCTTCGCCCGGCCGTCGCGGCCCGTCCCGCTGAGCTACGTCGACCTCGCGCACCGGGACGGCGCGCGGCGGGCCGCCGAGCATCTGCTGAAGCGGGGCTGCCGACGGATCGTCACCGTCACGGGACCGCTGGGGGTGGGCGCGAGCCAGGATCGGCTCGCCGGGTTCCGCGACACCATGGCACGCAGCGGGCATCCGTACGTGCCGGTCGCCGAAGGCGGGTTCACCCTGGACAGCGGAATGGCCGCCATGTCCGGACTGCTGGCCGAACACCCGGACGTTGACGGGGTGTTCGCGGCCAATGACCTGATGGCCCAGGGCGCCTGCCAGGTGCTGCGGGAGCGGGGCCGACGGGTGCCGGACGATGTCGCGGTCGTCGGCTTCGACGACTCCAGCGTGGCGGCGACCTGCAGGCCCGCGCTGACCACCGTGCGCCAGCCGGTCGAGGAGATGGCCTCGACGATGGCCGGTCTCCTCGACGAGCACATCCAGGGACTGCGCACCGACCCCACCTCGGTCATCTTCGACCCGGAACTGGTGGTGAGAGAGTCCGCGTAG
- a CDS encoding aldo/keto reductase: MKYRSIGADPDHRREVSVLALGAMLFGSVTDEKTSFAVLDRYVEAGGNFIDTSDNYAFWVDGGQGGQSEELLGRWRRSRGVGDEIVFATKLGARPLAPGTGYTDNPEGLSAKTIREASERSRERLGLERIDLLYAHIEDRTVDIRETVEGFGALVAEGTVGLLGASNHAVWRVERARAVAAAAGLPGYEVLQYQHSLLRPRTDVPDALFRDGSLGGATGELLSYLRAEPAVTLVAYSPLLRGAYGRADKPLPADYDHPGTPPRLAAVREVARETGASPNQVVLAWQLGADFPVIPLVGMSSVAQLEENLAAVDLELTPDQRDRLDTAH, from the coding sequence ATGAAGTACCGTTCCATCGGCGCCGATCCGGACCACCGCCGTGAGGTGAGTGTGCTCGCGCTCGGCGCGATGCTGTTCGGCTCGGTGACGGACGAGAAGACCTCGTTCGCCGTACTCGACCGCTATGTCGAGGCCGGCGGCAACTTCATCGACACGTCCGACAACTACGCCTTCTGGGTCGACGGCGGCCAGGGCGGCCAGAGTGAGGAACTGCTCGGACGCTGGCGCCGCAGCCGCGGCGTCGGCGACGAGATCGTCTTCGCGACCAAGCTCGGTGCCAGGCCGCTGGCCCCCGGCACCGGGTACACCGACAACCCGGAGGGGCTGTCGGCCAAGACGATCCGGGAGGCCTCCGAGCGGAGCCGGGAACGGCTCGGCCTGGAGCGGATCGATCTGCTGTACGCGCACATCGAGGACCGGACCGTCGACATACGGGAGACCGTCGAGGGGTTCGGCGCGCTGGTGGCGGAGGGGACCGTGGGCCTGCTCGGCGCGAGCAACCACGCCGTCTGGCGGGTCGAGCGGGCCCGCGCCGTCGCCGCTGCCGCGGGGCTGCCCGGCTACGAGGTGCTGCAGTACCAGCACAGTCTGCTGCGGCCCCGTACGGACGTACCCGACGCGCTCTTCCGGGACGGCAGCCTCGGCGGTGCGACCGGGGAACTCCTCAGCTATCTGCGCGCCGAGCCCGCCGTCACCCTGGTCGCCTACTCGCCGCTGCTGCGCGGCGCCTACGGCCGCGCGGACAAGCCGCTGCCCGCGGACTACGACCACCCGGGAACACCGCCCCGGCTCGCCGCGGTGCGGGAGGTCGCGCGGGAGACCGGAGCGAGTCCGAACCAGGTGGTGCTCGCCTGGCAGTTGGGCGCCGACTTCCCGGTGATCCCGCTGGTCGGGATGTCGTCCGTGGCGCAGCTGGAGGAGAATCTGGCGGCGGTGGACCTGGAACTGACGCCGGATCAGCGGGATCGACTCGACACGGCGCACTGA
- a CDS encoding discoidin domain-containing protein: MTGSRTTRRRIAAPVTAGLLAAGALALPSHPAQAAGSVVKVTGSQGNWRLTVDGSPYQIKGLTWGPSAADAGRYMPDLRSMGVNTVRTWGTDASSKPLFDAAAAQGIKVIAGFWLQPGGGPGSGGCVNYLTDTAYKNQVLSEFPQWAATYKDNPGVLMWNVGNESVLGLQNCYSGDELERQRDAYTTLVNDITKKIHAVDPNHPVTSTDAWTGAWPYYKKNAPDLDLYAVNAYNAVCDVKSAWQQGGYTKPYIVTETGPAGEWEVPDDANGVPAEPTDRAKADGYTRAWNCVTGHTGVALGATMFHYGTEYDFGGIWFNLLPAGEKRLSYYAVKRAYGADTSHDDTPPVISDLTVEGDAAKVPAGGDLTLSVKATDPDGDPITYEVLDNSMYIDQGKQLTSLPSTDLGGGRLRVTAPDRPGVWKIYVKAKDGKGNVGVETRSVRVVPPVPSGTNVALGRPATASSSQAGGGDCPCTAAGAVDGNLTTRWASDWSDPQWLRVDLGTRTSFRHVQLVWETSYAKAYTVQTSDDGQNWTTVRSVTDGNGGVDDLDVPGTGRYVRVNGTARGTGWGYSLYEFGVYS; encoded by the coding sequence ATGACCGGATCCCGAACCACCCGGCGCCGTATCGCGGCGCCCGTCACCGCGGGCCTGCTCGCCGCGGGGGCCCTCGCCCTGCCGTCCCATCCCGCGCAGGCGGCGGGCAGCGTCGTCAAGGTCACCGGCTCGCAGGGCAACTGGCGACTGACCGTCGACGGAAGCCCGTACCAGATCAAGGGCCTCACCTGGGGGCCGTCCGCCGCCGACGCCGGGCGCTACATGCCCGACCTGAGGTCGATGGGCGTCAACACCGTCCGCACCTGGGGCACCGACGCCTCCAGCAAGCCGCTCTTCGACGCGGCGGCCGCCCAGGGCATCAAGGTGATCGCCGGCTTCTGGCTGCAGCCCGGTGGCGGCCCGGGCAGCGGCGGCTGCGTGAACTACCTGACGGACACCGCCTACAAGAACCAGGTCCTCAGCGAGTTCCCCCAGTGGGCCGCCACCTACAAGGACAACCCCGGTGTCCTGATGTGGAACGTCGGCAACGAGTCCGTGCTCGGACTGCAGAACTGCTACAGCGGCGACGAGCTGGAGCGCCAGCGCGACGCCTACACCACGCTCGTCAACGACATCACGAAGAAGATCCACGCCGTCGACCCCAACCACCCGGTCACCTCCACCGACGCGTGGACGGGGGCCTGGCCCTACTACAAGAAGAACGCGCCCGACCTGGACCTGTACGCGGTGAACGCCTACAACGCCGTCTGCGACGTGAAGTCGGCCTGGCAGCAGGGTGGTTACACCAAACCGTACATCGTCACCGAGACCGGCCCGGCGGGCGAGTGGGAGGTCCCGGACGACGCCAACGGCGTCCCCGCCGAACCCACCGACCGGGCCAAGGCCGACGGATACACCCGGGCGTGGAACTGCGTCACCGGGCACACGGGTGTCGCGCTCGGTGCCACGATGTTCCACTACGGCACCGAGTACGACTTCGGCGGCATCTGGTTCAACCTGCTGCCCGCGGGCGAGAAGAGGCTGTCGTACTACGCCGTGAAGAGGGCGTACGGCGCGGACACCTCCCACGACGACACCCCGCCCGTCATCTCCGACCTGACCGTCGAGGGCGACGCCGCCAAGGTGCCCGCCGGGGGTGACCTCACGCTCTCCGTCAAGGCCACGGACCCCGACGGCGATCCGATCACCTACGAGGTCCTGGACAACAGCATGTACATCGACCAGGGCAAGCAGCTGACCTCCCTGCCCTCCACCGATCTCGGCGGCGGCCGGCTCAGGGTGACCGCACCGGACCGGCCCGGCGTCTGGAAGATCTACGTCAAGGCCAAGGACGGCAAGGGCAACGTCGGTGTCGAGACCCGCTCCGTGCGGGTGGTGCCGCCCGTCCCGAGCGGTACGAACGTCGCCCTCGGCAGGCCGGCCACCGCGTCCTCGTCCCAGGCGGGCGGCGGCGACTGCCCCTGCACCGCCGCGGGCGCCGTCGACGGCAACCTCACCACCCGCTGGGCCAGCGACTGGAGCGACCCCCAGTGGCTCCGCGTCGACCTCGGCACCCGCACCTCGTTCCGGCACGTACAACTGGTGTGGGAGACCTCGTACGCCAAGGCCTACACCGTGCAGACCTCGGACGACGGACAGAACTGGACGACCGTCCGCTCCGTCACCGACGGCAACGGCGGCGTCGACGACCTCGACGTTCCGGGCACCGGCCGCTACGTGCGTGTCAACGGCACCGCCCGCGGGACCGGATGGGGCTACTCGCTCTACGAGTTCGGTGTCTACAGCTGA
- a CDS encoding NUDIX domain-containing protein produces MTAGIDTPDRRGRTGLDRTGLGLSGNPRVRVRDVKLLSSHWYVERTTTFDFRHADGTWSTQERETHDRGNGATLLLYDTERQTVLLTRQFRYPVYTNGHPDGMLVETPGGLLDEADEHPEVAVRREVVEETGHTVGEVQHVFDVYMSPGSVTERVSFYAAPYGPSTRTHEGGGLEEEGEDIEIVELPFHDALAMIRGGGIADAKTIMLLQWAALEGPFASP; encoded by the coding sequence ATGACCGCGGGCATCGACACCCCGGACCGCCGTGGCCGTACCGGGCTCGACCGGACGGGCCTGGGCCTGAGCGGTAACCCCCGGGTCCGGGTCCGGGACGTGAAACTCCTGTCCAGCCACTGGTACGTGGAGCGCACCACCACCTTCGACTTCCGGCACGCCGACGGCACCTGGAGCACCCAGGAGCGCGAGACGCACGACCGCGGCAACGGAGCCACCCTCCTGCTGTACGACACCGAGCGCCAAACCGTGTTGCTGACCAGGCAGTTCCGCTACCCCGTGTACACCAACGGGCACCCGGACGGGATGCTCGTCGAGACACCGGGCGGCCTGCTCGACGAGGCGGACGAGCACCCCGAGGTCGCGGTGCGCCGCGAGGTGGTCGAGGAGACCGGGCACACCGTCGGCGAGGTCCAGCACGTCTTCGACGTCTACATGAGTCCGGGCTCGGTCACCGAGCGGGTGAGTTTCTACGCCGCCCCCTACGGGCCGTCCACCCGCACCCACGAGGGAGGCGGGCTGGAGGAGGAGGGCGAGGACATCGAGATCGTCGAACTGCCCTTCCATGACGCCCTGGCCATGATCCGCGGCGGGGGGATCGCCGATGCCAAGACGATCATGCTGTTGCAGTGGGCCGCCCTGGAGGGACCGTTCGCAAGCCCTTGA
- a CDS encoding universal stress protein: MIHPITVGVDGSPESRAAAAWAGREAVRRGVPLRVMYAWHWPPHGTADAGDRDEQARWAGEMVRDVARTIADTHPDLAISDEVVDVTAVDALVAEAAGARALALGSRGHGAVVGFLLGSVGQQVIAEAGCPVVLVRADDRAAPEAAGREIVVGQQGEPDDSAAALEFAFETAAARGAGVRAVRAWSLPPVFAYSPASLRLLDEAGGLEPYETKALAEALQPWRERFPDVPVTPHVEMGSAGQVLLAQTAGAQLIVVGRRAHRSALGSRIGSVAHAVIHHAPCPVAVVPHS, translated from the coding sequence ATGATCCACCCGATCACCGTGGGCGTGGACGGATCACCCGAGAGCAGGGCCGCGGCGGCCTGGGCGGGCAGGGAAGCCGTCCGCCGCGGCGTGCCCCTGCGGGTGATGTACGCGTGGCACTGGCCGCCTCACGGCACGGCGGACGCCGGCGACCGGGACGAGCAGGCCCGCTGGGCCGGGGAGATGGTCCGCGACGTCGCCCGCACGATCGCCGACACGCACCCGGACCTGGCGATATCGGACGAGGTGGTGGACGTGACGGCCGTGGACGCCCTGGTCGCCGAGGCGGCCGGTGCCCGCGCGCTGGCACTCGGTTCGCGCGGCCACGGCGCGGTCGTCGGGTTCCTGCTCGGTTCGGTCGGACAGCAGGTGATCGCCGAGGCCGGCTGCCCCGTCGTGCTGGTGCGTGCCGACGACCGGGCGGCGCCCGAGGCGGCGGGCCGGGAGATCGTCGTGGGCCAGCAGGGCGAGCCCGACGACAGCGCGGCGGCCCTGGAGTTCGCGTTCGAGACCGCGGCGGCCCGAGGCGCCGGGGTACGCGCTGTACGGGCCTGGAGTCTGCCGCCGGTGTTCGCCTACAGCCCGGCTTCGCTGAGGCTGCTGGACGAGGCCGGTGGCCTCGAACCGTACGAGACGAAGGCGCTCGCCGAGGCGCTGCAGCCGTGGCGTGAGCGGTTTCCCGACGTGCCCGTCACCCCGCACGTCGAGATGGGGAGCGCCGGCCAGGTCCTCCTCGCGCAGACCGCCGGCGCCCAGCTGATCGTGGTCGGGCGCCGCGCGCACCGCTCCGCTCTGGGCTCACGGATCGGTTCGGTCGCGCACGCGGTGATCCACCACGCCCCGTGTCCGGTGGCGGTGGTCCCGCACTCCTGA